AGCCAGACTCAACCTCTTCAGACATCTCCATGAGATCCAGTCCGGGCGCACGTCCAGCATCAGCTTTGAGATCCTGGGGTTCAATCGTAAAGGAGAGGTGAGTTCAACAAAGACCGGAAGCATCTCGTAGCGCTCAGTGGACCTTGAAGCAAAGTCTCCTGTGGCCTCTCCTAAGGTTGTCAACTACAGCGAGTCTCGAACAGCAGAAGAGATCTGTGAAAGCGCCTCAAAAATGATCACGTTCATGGACCTGGCTGGTCACCACAAATATCTAAAGACCACCATCTTTGGCCTCACCAGCTACTGCCCTGACTTCGCCATGCTCGTCGTCAGCGCCAACACCGGCATCGGTGAGTGCCAGATGCTTTCCCCCTCAGAGCCACgccgtgaaaaatgaaaggacgcaACTTTGCCGCTTTGAGATTTTATAATGAATCATTTCttcatatatttcaagaaaaaatacatctcagctttgtcagaTGGGTTACCATTATTAATAGGTTACCAGTATTAGTGTCAACTTTGCTCTTTGTTTcccacatttttgctgttttttttaatgttccatAATATACTTAATAATCTACaacaaataatctttgtaaatgttcttcttttggaactttatttccattatattcTAACCTTTTCTGAagttttttctgaaataatcttCATAGGTTTTCTTCTgctaatattatgtatttacttccataacattttgacttcatgGCCATAGTTACATCATTTTTTGCGCACAATGTAAACTTTTCTTTTCACCGTACTCCACACCCGGCGATGGAAGTATGGGTAATACTTGTCTGTGATGATGATTCAACTAAAAGGTTgttgtcagaagtgggattcgaacccacgcctccaGGGGAGACTGCGACCTGAACGCAGCGCCttagaccgctcggccatcctgactaCTGTGTCCCATGTGTGGTGGGAGGGTCCATATCTGAATTGGGCCTCGTATCATCGTGCAGTTCCCTGCTCCCGATAGACGGCCCTGGATGAAATGATTGATGAATGTTGGCAGCTGACAGTGGACTTTGTGTGACCCACTATTCCATATTGTTTGATTCCCACCTTCCATTTGCTGACTGGCAACAGCAGCTTAGCATGTTACCAAGCTGACATCTGACCTTACGTAACCATCAGACACTGTGAGCCCCCAATGACCCCATCTAAAAATACCCGCTCTGTTTCCATGCTGGTGTTCCTTACACCTGCAGACCAGCTCATCTGCTGGATCATCATGTTTTGCAGCCAGTGGGGGGGCTAGTGGGgtgtcctcataatatttgaACATATTGCTTCATAACCTGCTAAGAATAGGAGGTAGGAGGTCATGGACATACTGCAGCTTGCTGATTGGCTGTATGTGTTGTGTCTGGGAAGGAGTCTCTTCCAGAAGTACGGTTGAAATGGGGTGAAGAATGCCCCCCCCCGTTACATAACCAGCAGGAAGTTGACATGGCTGCTCGACCTCTGAGGTGAATGCAGAGGTTATTCTCATGAAGATATTGGTTGAGGTACATCTACGTCGCATGTAGAAATACATGATGGCTTCACGGCATAAAAAATGTAGCTTTTACTAGCACATGAAGGTGGCAGCTATCTGGGATGGAATGACCTTAGGACCCACGGTGCCCTGAAGGAGAGGCAGGAATGCTGAACCACGgcacttttaaacatgattggTCATCAAAGTCAACAGCATGAAGTGGCTGGTTTGACTGGTTTGTTTGCTTCACTCAGAACATGTTCATTTGTTGGGCTGCTGCAGGCTGGTCAACCTACTTCTTCGTAAATGACACATCAGCTGTGGCCTTTTATGGCACTGAGTACTAAAAGTAGGgttgtcagaagtgggattcgaacccacgcctccaGGGGAACTGCGACCTGAACGCAGCGCCttagaccgctcggccatcctgacatGCAGCTAtgggaatgaaaacaaaacccaGGAAAACCCGGAAGGCATGAATCCTTCCAGGTCAGCAAGAAGGAATGGGTTGAAATCCCACTGTGGCATTGGTTGTAGCTGGAGGTCACCGACTGTGTTGGTTTGCCTCCTCCATCAGACTGCGTTGCCAACTAGCTCTtcatggtgtcagaagtgggattccaACCCACAACTTCAATGGCAACCCCTCCAACATGTCCACAGCTGCACAGTGAATGGTTTACTTTACATTTGTGTACTTTTATCTTCCTAGTGGGCACAACGTGGGAGCACCTGGGCTTCGCCATGGCCCTGAAGGTGCCCATCTTCATCGTCATCAGCAAAGTGGACCTGTGTGCGCGGGGCACCGTGGAGCGCACCGTTCGCCAGCTGGAGCGGGTTCTGAAGCAGCCGGGCTGCAACAAGGTGCCCATGCTCATCAGCAACACGGACGACGCCGTGATGGCAGCGCAGCAGTTCGCCCAGTCGCCCAAGTATGATGACGTGTTCCACGTGGGAGGAATGGAATACGCTAAACATCCATGAAGTATATTCCTTcaaagaaatgaaatattttgctgCTCTCCCTGGCAGCATTACGCCCGTCTTCACCGTGTCCAGCGTGTCTGGGGAGAACCTGGACCTCCTCAAGGTCTTCTTCAACATCATCCCTCCTCTCAGCAACAGCAAGGAGCAGGAGGAGCTCATGCAGCAGCTGACTGAGTTCCAGGTGAGAGAAGATGAGAGAAGATGACTGCCAGTGAAGACATGAGCTTGACAGACCATGTGTTGCAGGTGGATGAGATCTACACCGTACCAGAGGTGGGGACTGTGGTGGGCGGTACTCTGTACAGGTCAGTGTGTCAGTGTCAGGTCTTCATTCTCTTGGCGGGGATGCGAtctaaaaaaagtgtttctccCGCAGTGGAATTTGCCGTGAAGGAGACTGTCTGGTCGTCGGGCCCACAGACTCGGGCTGCTTCCACAAGCTGACCGTGGGGAGCATCCAGAGGAACCGCTCCGCTTGCAGGGTGCTGCGTGCTGGCCAGGCCGCCACGCTGGCGCTCGGACACTTTGACCGAACCTTACTCAGGAAGGTGCGACTCGGCTCGTGGCTCGTCTTAACGTGCTGGACGCAGCGCAGCTAAAATACTTCCTCTCGCAGGGAATGGTGATGGTGAGTCCGGAGATGAATCCCACCATCTGCTGGATATTCGAAGCGGAGATAGTGCTGCTCTTCCACTCCAAGACCTTCCGTAAGGGCTTCCAGGTCACCGTGCACATCAGAAACGTCAGGCAGACGGCAACCGTGGAGGCAATCTACGGCACGGTGAGCTTTTTAAGCCCGTAGTAGATGATATTTAtcatatgctatatgctatttaTCATATAACTCTAAGACAGTATGGAGAATAGATGCTATTTAtcatatgctatatgctatttaTCATATAACACTAAGACA
The window above is part of the Doryrhamphus excisus isolate RoL2022-K1 chromosome 20, RoL_Dexc_1.0, whole genome shotgun sequence genome. Proteins encoded here:
- the LOC131107917 gene encoding GTP-binding protein 2-like: MDALVSGFFASENGHDCGSSSDVKSGNGCEFIPRRASAKNKKKSSGRHFKPSSKPSNNTPFLPPEAEEGNIEYKLKLVDPTQSRFEHLVTQMKWRLQEGRGEAVYQIGVEDNGMLVGLSEEDMKASLTTLHKMAEKVGADMTILRHSEVDYDSDRPLTIAEVLIRKVPDDQQFLDLRVAVLGNVDSGKSTLLGVLTQGELDNGRGRARLNLFRHLHEIQSGRTSSISFEILGFNRKGEVVNYSESRTAEEICESASKMITFMDLAGHHKYLKTTIFGLTSYCPDFAMLVVSANTGIVGTTWEHLGFAMALKVPIFIVISKVDLCARGTVERTVRQLERVLKQPGCNKVPMLISNTDDAVMAAQQFAQSPNITPVFTVSSVSGENLDLLKVFFNIIPPLSNSKEQEELMQQLTEFQVDEIYTVPEVGTVVGGTLYSGICREGDCLVVGPTDSGCFHKLTVGSIQRNRSACRVLRAGQAATLALGHFDRTLLRKGMVMVSPEMNPTICWIFEAEIVLLFHSKTFRKGFQVTVHIRNVRQTATVEAIYGTEELRTGEKAVVQFKFIKHPEYLKVGAKVLFREGVTKGIGHVTKLASITQYHPDPCQDEDV